The proteins below come from a single Mycolicibacterium sp. TY81 genomic window:
- a CDS encoding ABC transporter ATP-binding protein, which translates to MMSSSNGELLDQRSDVAIRIENLTVVRGKRRAVDDVSLQVRRGSITGLLGPSGCGKTTLMRAIVGTQIITSGTVTVLGKPGGSADLRRRVGYVTQEPTVYNDLRVIDNVRYFAALTGAGKTAADEAIAAVGLQDHRTTLCGNMSGGQRTRASLACALVSKPDLLVLDEPTVGLDPVLRVDLWEQFDQLARGGTTLLVSSHVMDEADHCGELLLMREGRLLGHTTPTQLREDTGCSSLEEAFLTIIRRSTAARAG; encoded by the coding sequence ATGATGAGTTCATCGAATGGTGAATTACTGGATCAGCGCTCTGACGTGGCGATTCGGATCGAGAACCTGACGGTTGTCCGCGGCAAACGGCGCGCGGTCGACGACGTGTCCCTGCAGGTCCGGCGCGGCAGCATCACGGGATTGCTCGGTCCGTCCGGCTGCGGCAAGACCACCCTGATGCGTGCCATCGTCGGCACCCAGATCATCACGAGCGGCACGGTCACGGTCCTCGGGAAGCCGGGCGGATCGGCAGATCTGCGTCGGCGCGTGGGATATGTGACCCAGGAGCCGACGGTGTACAACGATCTGCGCGTCATCGACAACGTGCGCTATTTCGCCGCATTGACAGGCGCCGGCAAGACCGCCGCCGACGAGGCGATAGCCGCCGTCGGTCTCCAGGATCACCGAACTACGTTGTGCGGCAACATGTCCGGCGGACAGCGGACGCGCGCATCGTTGGCCTGTGCGCTGGTGTCCAAACCTGACCTGCTGGTGCTCGATGAACCCACCGTCGGGCTGGACCCGGTACTGCGCGTCGACCTCTGGGAGCAGTTCGATCAGCTGGCCCGCGGCGGCACCACCCTGCTGGTGTCCAGCCATGTGATGGACGAGGCCGACCACTGCGGCGAACTGCTGCTGATGCGCGAGGGCCGTCTGCTCGGACACACCACGCCCACCCAACTACGAGAGGACACCGGATGTTCATCGCTGGAGGAAGCGTTCCTGACCATCATCCGGCGCAGCACCGCGGCCAGAGCCGGCTGA
- a CDS encoding ABC transporter permease, whose protein sequence is MFIAGGSVPDHHPAQHRGQSRLTLQPYLATTARILRQLAADHRSMAMILVVPSAVITLMYFMFDDLPHRPGTLSPFNNACLILLGVFPLIVMFLITSITMQRERVSGTLERILTTPLRRLDLLAAYGSAFSVAAAAQATLACLVSFWFLGFDTAGSPALVFLIAIINAVLGVGLGLLCSAFARTEFQAVQFMPVVIVPQLLLCGIIVPREMLPDWLRWISDALPATYALEALQQVADHADITSTTMRDIVIVIAFAVVTMCLAAATLRRRTP, encoded by the coding sequence ATGTTCATCGCTGGAGGAAGCGTTCCTGACCATCATCCGGCGCAGCACCGCGGCCAGAGCCGGCTGACGCTGCAGCCCTACCTGGCCACGACGGCCCGCATCCTGCGTCAGCTCGCCGCCGATCATCGCAGCATGGCGATGATCCTGGTGGTGCCGAGCGCCGTCATCACCTTGATGTACTTCATGTTCGACGATCTGCCGCACCGTCCTGGCACGCTGTCGCCGTTCAACAACGCCTGTCTGATCCTGCTCGGCGTCTTCCCGCTGATCGTGATGTTCCTGATCACCTCGATAACCATGCAGCGCGAAAGGGTTTCGGGCACATTGGAACGGATCCTCACCACTCCCCTGCGCCGGCTGGATCTGCTGGCCGCCTACGGATCGGCATTCTCGGTGGCCGCCGCCGCCCAGGCGACGCTGGCCTGCCTGGTGTCGTTCTGGTTCCTCGGGTTCGACACCGCGGGCAGCCCCGCCCTGGTCTTCCTGATCGCGATCATCAACGCGGTGCTGGGCGTCGGTCTGGGTCTGCTGTGCAGTGCCTTCGCACGCACCGAGTTCCAGGCCGTACAGTTCATGCCGGTGGTGATCGTCCCGCAGTTGCTGTTGTGCGGCATCATCGTTCCCCGCGAAATGCTGCCCGACTGGTTACGGTGGATCAGTGACGCACTGCCCGCGACCTACGCGCTCGAGGCCCTCCAACAGGTGGCCGACCACGCCGACATCACCAGCACCACGATGCGCGACATCGTCATCGTGATCGCGTTCGCAGTCGTCACCATGTGCCTGGCCGCCGCGACCCTGCGCCGCCGGACCCCATGA
- a CDS encoding TetR family transcriptional regulator yields the protein MTATQPRPRRKPPGRPSGTSDTKETILACARDLFARNGFNNTSVRAIASAAGVDAALVHHYFGTKQQLFAAAVHIPIDPQMVLGPLRDTPVDELGRTLPSLLFPIWDSELGVGFIAALRSMLAGDDVNLIRIFLEDVITAEVGARVDNPPGTGRIRVQFVASQLIGVVMARYILQLEPFRSLPVHQIAETIAPNLQRYLTGELPALD from the coding sequence ATGACCGCGACACAGCCGCGGCCGCGCCGCAAACCGCCCGGCCGGCCCAGCGGAACGTCGGACACCAAGGAGACGATCCTGGCGTGTGCGCGGGACCTGTTCGCCCGCAACGGTTTCAACAACACATCGGTGCGGGCGATCGCGTCCGCCGCCGGTGTCGACGCGGCGCTGGTGCATCACTACTTCGGAACGAAGCAGCAGCTCTTCGCCGCCGCGGTGCACATTCCCATCGACCCGCAGATGGTGCTCGGTCCGTTGCGGGACACCCCTGTCGACGAACTCGGCCGCACCTTGCCGTCGCTGTTGTTCCCGATCTGGGACTCCGAGCTCGGCGTCGGGTTCATCGCGGCGCTGCGCTCGATGCTCGCGGGCGACGATGTCAACCTGATCCGCATCTTCCTGGAAGACGTCATCACCGCCGAAGTCGGTGCGCGCGTTGACAATCCACCCGGCACGGGACGAATCCGCGTGCAGTTCGTCGCTTCCCAGTTGATCGGCGTCGTGATGGCCCGCTACATCCTGCAGCTGGAACCGTTCAGATCGCTTCCGGTGCACCAGATCGCGGAGACGATCGCGCCGAACCTGCAGCGCTACCTCACCGGCGAGCTGCCGGCGCTGGACTAA
- a CDS encoding Trm112 family protein: MIDEALRAILVCPQDRGELLLVGDECLYNPRLRRAYRIDGGVPVLLIDEAVDVTDDAEHQRLLAAARR; encoded by the coding sequence GTGATCGACGAAGCATTGCGCGCGATTTTGGTGTGCCCGCAGGACCGCGGTGAGTTGCTGCTGGTCGGAGACGAATGCCTGTACAACCCGCGGTTGCGCAGGGCGTACCGCATCGACGGCGGGGTACCGGTGCTGCTCATCGACGAGGCGGTCGACGTCACTGACGACGCCGAGCACCAGCGACTGCTCGCCGCCGCCCGGCGTTAG
- a CDS encoding acyl-CoA synthetase — protein sequence MVDFSVITGPVERLVATAQNGLEVLRYGGLETGAVPSPFQIVESVPMYRLRRYFPPDARPGAAPAGSPVLMVHPMMMSADMWDVTRDDGAVGILHAAGLDPWVIDFGSPDQVEGGMDRNLADHVVGLSAAIDTVKATTGKDVHLAGYSQGGMFAYQTAAYRQSRDLASIIAFGSPVDTLAALPMNMPANLASGVADFMADHVFSRLNIPGWLARNGFQMLDPIKTAQSRLDFLRQLHDREALLPREQQRRFLASEGWIAWSGPAIAELLKQFIAHNRMMTGGFAIHGNLVTLSDITCPVLAVVGEVDDIGQPAAVRGIKRAAPEADVYEYLIRVGHFGLVVGSKAASQSWPTVASWVKWLDAGGPMPADVVPMPLQSELPRESVPLAIRVAHGAAAATEMAFSLANTAADAVVTAGKSTRALAIETVRTLPRLARLGQINDHTRISLGRIICEQAQGAPDGEFLLFDGRVHTYEAVDRRINNVVRGLIEVGVRQGVRVGVLMETRPSALVAIAALSRLGAVAVLMPPDADLAVAARLGGVTDIISDPANLDAARQLRTRVLVLGGGENRDLHVSDDADVIDMEQIDPDVVELPGWYRPNPGYAQDLAYVAFANVGGELVARQITNFRWALSAFGTASAANLGRGDTVYCLTPLHHQSGLLVSLGGAVVGGARIALSRGLRPERFVHELRQYGVTVVSYTWAMLRDVIDDPSFVINGTHPVRLFIGSGMPAGLWRRVEEAFQPAHVLEFFTTTDGQAVLANVSGAKIGSEGRPLPGGGQIALAAYDVDDDLILEGDDGFVVRAEPNEVGVLLAKPRGPVDPTAAVKRGVFAPGDTWVSTEFLFRRDDDGDYWMVDNRRSVIRTPRGAVFGKEVGNALGRLDAVDIAVTYRVPVGDRELAVTALSLRPGGSVLPAELREALADLPVGVEPDLIHVVPELKLNASYRPVLAELRAAGVPESTDNSWQFDVDSDAFVPFTAAAHAELTGASSLS from the coding sequence GTGGTGGATTTTTCGGTGATCACCGGGCCGGTGGAGCGGTTGGTAGCTACCGCGCAAAACGGCCTGGAAGTGCTGCGCTACGGCGGGCTGGAGACCGGCGCCGTGCCGTCGCCGTTCCAGATCGTCGAGAGCGTGCCGATGTACCGCCTGCGGCGCTACTTCCCGCCCGACGCGCGTCCGGGTGCGGCGCCGGCCGGTTCGCCGGTACTGATGGTGCATCCGATGATGATGTCCGCCGACATGTGGGACGTGACGCGCGACGACGGCGCCGTCGGCATCCTGCACGCCGCGGGCCTGGACCCGTGGGTCATCGACTTCGGCTCGCCCGATCAGGTCGAGGGCGGCATGGACCGCAACCTCGCCGACCACGTGGTGGGGCTCAGCGCGGCCATCGACACCGTCAAGGCGACCACGGGCAAAGACGTCCATCTGGCCGGCTATTCGCAGGGCGGCATGTTCGCCTATCAGACCGCCGCGTACCGGCAGTCCCGTGATCTGGCCAGCATCATCGCCTTCGGGTCTCCCGTGGACACCCTGGCCGCACTGCCGATGAACATGCCGGCGAACCTGGCATCCGGCGTCGCCGACTTCATGGCCGACCATGTCTTCAGCCGCCTGAACATCCCGGGGTGGTTGGCGCGCAACGGTTTCCAGATGCTGGACCCGATCAAGACCGCGCAGTCGCGCCTCGACTTCCTGCGCCAGCTGCACGACCGTGAAGCGCTGTTGCCGCGTGAGCAGCAGCGCCGGTTCCTGGCCAGCGAGGGCTGGATCGCCTGGTCCGGCCCGGCCATCGCAGAGCTGCTCAAGCAGTTCATCGCGCACAACCGCATGATGACCGGCGGGTTCGCCATCCACGGCAATCTGGTGACGCTGTCCGACATCACCTGCCCGGTCCTCGCCGTGGTCGGCGAGGTCGACGACATCGGTCAGCCCGCCGCGGTGCGCGGCATCAAGCGCGCCGCACCGGAGGCCGACGTCTACGAATACCTCATCCGTGTCGGGCATTTCGGTCTCGTCGTGGGTTCCAAGGCCGCCAGCCAGAGCTGGCCGACGGTCGCGTCGTGGGTCAAGTGGCTCGACGCCGGCGGACCGATGCCGGCCGACGTGGTGCCGATGCCGCTGCAGTCCGAACTGCCGCGCGAGTCGGTGCCGTTGGCCATCCGCGTGGCACACGGTGCCGCCGCCGCGACGGAGATGGCATTCAGCCTGGCCAACACCGCGGCCGACGCCGTGGTGACGGCCGGCAAGTCGACGCGCGCGCTGGCCATCGAGACCGTCCGGACCCTGCCGCGGCTGGCCCGTCTCGGCCAGATCAACGACCACACGCGAATCTCGTTGGGCCGCATCATCTGCGAGCAGGCCCAGGGCGCGCCGGACGGTGAGTTCCTGCTGTTCGACGGCCGCGTGCACACCTATGAGGCCGTGGACCGCCGCATCAACAACGTCGTGCGCGGTCTGATCGAAGTCGGTGTCCGACAAGGCGTTCGGGTCGGCGTGCTGATGGAGACCCGGCCCAGCGCGCTCGTCGCCATCGCGGCGCTGTCGCGCCTCGGCGCAGTGGCCGTGCTGATGCCGCCCGACGCCGACCTGGCCGTAGCGGCCCGCCTCGGCGGCGTCACCGACATCATCTCCGACCCGGCCAACCTGGATGCCGCGCGACAGCTGCGGACCCGCGTCCTGGTGCTCGGCGGCGGCGAGAACCGTGACCTGCACGTGTCCGACGACGCCGACGTCATCGACATGGAGCAGATCGACCCCGACGTCGTCGAGCTGCCCGGCTGGTACCGGCCCAACCCGGGTTACGCGCAGGACCTCGCCTACGTCGCGTTCGCCAACGTCGGCGGCGAGCTGGTGGCCCGGCAGATCACCAACTTCCGCTGGGCGCTCTCGGCATTCGGCACCGCATCGGCAGCGAACCTGGGCCGCGGCGACACCGTCTACTGCCTCACCCCGCTGCACCACCAGTCGGGCCTGCTGGTCTCGCTCGGCGGCGCGGTCGTCGGCGGTGCGCGCATCGCGCTGTCCCGGGGTCTGCGGCCCGAGCGCTTCGTGCACGAACTGCGGCAGTACGGCGTCACCGTGGTGTCCTACACCTGGGCGATGCTGCGCGACGTCATCGACGACCCGTCGTTCGTGATCAACGGAACCCACCCGGTACGCCTGTTCATCGGCTCGGGGATGCCGGCCGGGTTGTGGCGCCGTGTCGAAGAGGCGTTCCAGCCCGCACACGTCCTGGAGTTCTTCACGACCACCGACGGTCAGGCCGTGCTGGCCAACGTGTCGGGTGCCAAGATCGGCAGCGAGGGCCGGCCACTGCCGGGTGGCGGTCAGATCGCGTTGGCCGCTTACGACGTCGACGACGACCTGATCCTCGAGGGCGACGACGGTTTCGTGGTGCGCGCCGAGCCCAACGAGGTGGGCGTCCTGCTGGCCAAGCCGCGTGGCCCCGTCGACCCGACTGCCGCGGTCAAGCGCGGTGTCTTCGCGCCGGGGGACACCTGGGTGTCCACCGAGTTTCTGTTCCGCCGGGACGACGACGGTGACTACTGGATGGTCGACAACCGCCGTTCGGTCATCCGCACCCCGCGCGGCGCCGTGTTCGGCAAGGAGGTCGGCAATGCGCTGGGCCGCCTCGACGCCGTCGACATCGCCGTCACCTACCGGGTGCCGGTCGGTGATCGGGAGCTGGCGGTGACGGCCTTGAGCCTGCGTCCGGGTGGCAGTGTCCTGCCGGCCGAGCTCCGTGAGGCGTTGGCCGATCTGCCGGTCGGGGTGGAGCCGGACCTCATCCATGTGGTGCCGGAGCTGAAGCTGAACGCCTCCTACCGGCCGGTGCTCGCCGAGTTGCGTGCCGCCGGCGTGCCGGAATCGACGGACAACTCGTGGCAGTTCGACGTCGACAGCGACGCGTTTGTGCCGTTCACCGCGGCTGCCCATGCCGAGCTGACCGGAGCGAGCAGTCTGTCGTGA
- a CDS encoding ABC-F family ATP-binding cassette domain-containing protein, producing the protein MAHLLGAEALHLEFPTRVVFDSLTVGIEEGDRIGIVGRNGDGKSSLLAMLGGRLKPDSGRVTVRGGVRIGMLDQADTLDHTDTVGHAVVGDVPEHEWAGDPRGRDVIAGLLGDLDWNAVIGTLSGGQRRRVALARLLAGDHDVLILDEPTNHLDVEAITWLAAHLKKRWAANAGGLLVVTHDRWFLDEVCTATWEVHDRIVEPFEGGYAAYILQRVERDRQAAASEARRQNLARKELAWLRRGAPARTSKPKFRIDAANALIADVPEIRDKVALQSLAVTRLGKQVVDILDASVTYGDRQVLQDVEWRIAPGERTGILGVNGAGKSTLLGLIDGSVEPTEGRVKHGKTVQIATLTQGVDKLAEHLDEPVRVVLSRLATTYTFGSGSKAQELSPSQLLERLGFASAQLSTPVQDLSGGQQRRLQLLLILLEQPNVLILDEPTNDLDTDMLAAMEDLLDSWPGTLIVVSHDRYFLERVTDQQFGILGGRLRHLPGGVDEYLRLRATHAAQTGTATAKPAAAAPEGLSGAELRAAQKELTAIERRLEKLAGQIDTAHQRLAAHDQGDYEGLQRLTGSLRELEGEVTELEERWMELSEEVQ; encoded by the coding sequence ATGGCGCATCTATTGGGGGCCGAAGCCCTGCATCTGGAATTTCCGACCCGTGTGGTTTTCGATTCGCTGACGGTCGGGATCGAGGAGGGCGACCGAATCGGCATCGTCGGCCGTAACGGCGACGGCAAATCCAGTTTGCTGGCAATGCTGGGCGGCCGGCTCAAGCCCGACTCCGGGCGGGTGACGGTACGCGGCGGCGTCCGGATCGGGATGCTCGACCAGGCCGACACCCTCGACCACACCGACACCGTCGGGCACGCCGTCGTCGGCGACGTTCCCGAGCACGAGTGGGCGGGTGATCCCCGCGGCCGCGACGTCATCGCCGGGCTCCTCGGCGACCTCGACTGGAATGCGGTGATCGGCACGCTCTCGGGTGGGCAACGCCGCCGCGTGGCGCTCGCCCGCCTGCTCGCCGGCGACCACGACGTCCTGATCCTCGACGAGCCCACCAACCACCTCGACGTCGAGGCGATCACCTGGCTGGCAGCGCATCTCAAGAAGCGCTGGGCCGCCAATGCCGGCGGCCTGCTCGTCGTCACCCACGACCGGTGGTTCCTCGACGAGGTCTGCACCGCCACATGGGAGGTGCACGACCGCATCGTCGAGCCGTTCGAGGGCGGCTACGCGGCGTACATCCTGCAGCGCGTCGAACGGGACCGGCAGGCGGCCGCCAGTGAGGCACGGCGGCAGAACCTGGCCCGCAAGGAGCTCGCGTGGCTGCGCCGCGGTGCACCCGCACGGACGTCGAAGCCGAAGTTCCGCATCGACGCCGCCAACGCGCTGATCGCCGACGTGCCCGAGATCCGCGACAAGGTGGCGCTGCAGTCGCTGGCGGTGACCCGGCTGGGCAAGCAGGTCGTCGACATTCTGGACGCGTCGGTGACCTACGGAGACCGGCAGGTGCTGCAGGACGTCGAGTGGCGGATCGCCCCCGGCGAGCGCACGGGCATCCTCGGCGTCAACGGCGCCGGCAAGTCGACGCTGCTCGGACTGATCGACGGCTCGGTCGAGCCGACCGAGGGCCGGGTCAAACACGGCAAGACGGTGCAGATTGCCACGCTGACCCAGGGCGTGGACAAGCTGGCCGAGCATCTCGACGAACCCGTACGTGTGGTGCTCAGTCGGCTGGCCACGACGTACACGTTCGGATCCGGTTCCAAGGCACAGGAACTCAGCCCGAGTCAGCTGCTGGAGCGCCTCGGCTTCGCCAGCGCGCAGCTGTCCACGCCGGTGCAGGATCTGTCCGGTGGGCAGCAGCGCCGGCTACAGCTGCTCCTGATCCTGCTCGAACAGCCCAACGTGCTGATCCTCGACGAGCCGACCAACGACCTGGACACCGACATGCTGGCGGCCATGGAGGACCTGTTGGACTCGTGGCCCGGCACGCTGATCGTCGTCAGCCACGACCGGTACTTCCTCGAGCGCGTCACCGATCAGCAGTTCGGCATCCTCGGTGGCCGGTTGCGGCACCTGCCCGGCGGGGTCGACGAGTACCTGCGCCTGCGGGCGACGCACGCAGCCCAAACCGGTACCGCCACAGCCAAACCGGCCGCGGCGGCACCTGAGGGGCTGTCGGGTGCCGAGCTGCGTGCGGCGCAGAAGGAACTGACCGCCATCGAACGGCGGCTGGAGAAGCTCGCCGGCCAGATCGACACCGCACACCAGCGTCTCGCCGCGCACGACCAGGGCGACTACGAAGGGCTGCAACGTCTTACCGGCTCGCTGCGCGAGCTCGAAGGCGAAGTGACCGAGCTGGAGGAACGCTGGATGGAACTGTCCGAGGAAGTTCAGTAG
- a CDS encoding DsrE family protein encodes MSSKVAISLTTGLEDAEKVTIALLMAVGAAEQGHPTMMFLAKEAVRLGQPGFALGVACDGCPPLPDLMARYQAAGGRFLICPICFNAKALDAENILTNADLGGTVPLWQWIGDEPATTFSY; translated from the coding sequence ATGAGCTCCAAAGTGGCGATCAGCCTCACCACCGGTCTTGAGGACGCCGAGAAGGTCACCATCGCCCTGCTGATGGCGGTCGGCGCGGCCGAACAGGGACACCCGACCATGATGTTCCTGGCCAAGGAAGCCGTGCGGCTGGGCCAGCCCGGATTCGCGCTCGGCGTCGCCTGCGACGGCTGCCCTCCGCTGCCGGATCTCATGGCCCGTTACCAAGCCGCCGGCGGCAGGTTCCTGATCTGTCCCATCTGTTTCAACGCCAAAGCCCTTGACGCAGAGAATATTCTGACCAACGCCGACCTCGGCGGCACCGTCCCGCTGTGGCAGTGGATCGGCGACGAGCCGGCCACCACGTTCAGCTACTGA
- a CDS encoding nuclear transport factor 2 family protein, which translates to MDHDTGTGWAVAGAFLEAFAGQDFAALAECLDPDVHFRALIPPGLVDVTGADDTVGRFRHWFGADTFELVDASVGRVGDRVALSWRVRTSPPGDPTAVKIVEQRLFAAADERIHSIDLLCSGFQPEPKENRS; encoded by the coding sequence ATGGACCACGACACCGGCACGGGATGGGCCGTGGCGGGCGCCTTCCTGGAGGCCTTCGCCGGCCAGGATTTCGCCGCGCTGGCCGAATGCCTTGATCCCGACGTACATTTCCGCGCCCTGATCCCGCCGGGTCTGGTCGACGTGACCGGGGCCGACGACACCGTCGGCCGCTTCCGGCACTGGTTCGGCGCCGACACCTTCGAACTGGTCGACGCCTCCGTCGGCCGCGTGGGGGACCGCGTCGCGTTGAGCTGGCGGGTCCGCACCTCGCCACCCGGTGACCCGACCGCCGTCAAGATCGTCGAGCAGCGCCTGTTCGCCGCCGCCGATGAGCGCATCCATTCAATCGACTTGCTGTGCTCAGGATTTCAGCCCGAACCGAAGGAGAACCGCTCATGA
- a CDS encoding HD domain-containing phosphohydrolase, which yields MAGTQTPEVRLAELIAALSLATDLGLGQPQEHVLRQTVIATRLAAAAGMAPEHQAAAFYVSLLAWMGCVADSHELAHWFADDLQMRADSYQVDKAGPGMARFLLGHLAQGQPALQRITMVGRFLAQGVADMPKLLVSHCQTASDIADRLDLPPEVRAALLDAFERWDGKGVPGRARGADIQPVMRVVHIADDAEVHHRAGGAEAALEMLRSRRGTEFDPELVDLCCSRPDEIFGGLDTVDAWGSVIQGCTPLDRTVPDAELTAVLRVFADYADLKSPWFLGYSRRVAELATAAATVAGLSADDVALAERAALVHRIGAIGVSTGIWNKPGPLTISERERVRTVPYLTERVLCRQPRLCEIGAIAAAGHERMDGSGYPRGLTGTAIPAPARLLAAAVVYQALGEDRPHRTAFAPADRTAAMHAEVTAGRLDADAVAAVLTAAGCRPGRRPRLVAGLTGRELEVLELLVRGSSNRQIAQHLSITPRTVGTHVEHIYTKIGVSTRGAAAMFAMRHGLVSAAE from the coding sequence ATGGCCGGTACCCAGACGCCCGAAGTGCGCCTGGCGGAGCTCATCGCCGCGCTGTCGCTGGCCACCGATCTCGGTCTGGGGCAGCCGCAGGAACACGTGTTGCGCCAGACGGTCATCGCGACGCGCCTGGCCGCCGCGGCGGGGATGGCGCCCGAACATCAGGCCGCGGCCTTCTACGTGTCGCTGCTGGCCTGGATGGGGTGCGTCGCCGACTCGCACGAGCTGGCGCACTGGTTCGCCGACGATCTCCAGATGCGTGCCGACAGCTACCAGGTGGACAAGGCCGGCCCCGGCATGGCGCGGTTTCTGCTCGGACACCTCGCGCAGGGGCAGCCGGCGTTGCAGCGCATCACCATGGTCGGCCGCTTCCTGGCCCAGGGCGTCGCCGATATGCCGAAACTCTTAGTCAGCCACTGTCAGACGGCCAGCGACATCGCCGACCGCCTGGACCTGCCGCCCGAGGTACGTGCCGCACTGCTGGACGCCTTCGAGCGCTGGGACGGCAAAGGTGTGCCGGGGCGGGCCCGGGGTGCGGATATCCAGCCGGTGATGCGCGTCGTCCACATCGCGGACGACGCCGAGGTGCACCACCGCGCCGGCGGCGCCGAAGCGGCGCTGGAAATGCTGCGCAGCCGCCGGGGGACCGAGTTCGACCCGGAACTCGTCGACCTGTGTTGCAGCCGTCCGGACGAGATCTTCGGGGGACTCGACACCGTCGACGCCTGGGGTTCGGTGATCCAAGGCTGCACACCGCTGGATCGCACTGTTCCGGACGCGGAGCTGACTGCGGTGCTGCGGGTCTTCGCCGACTACGCCGACCTGAAATCGCCTTGGTTCCTGGGCTATTCACGCCGCGTCGCCGAACTCGCCACGGCAGCGGCCACAGTTGCCGGCCTCAGTGCGGACGACGTCGCCCTCGCCGAGCGTGCGGCGCTGGTGCACCGGATCGGGGCCATCGGCGTGTCGACGGGCATCTGGAACAAGCCCGGCCCCTTGACCATTTCCGAGCGCGAACGCGTCCGCACGGTCCCGTATCTCACCGAACGCGTGCTGTGCCGCCAACCGCGGCTGTGCGAGATCGGCGCGATCGCCGCGGCCGGCCACGAACGCATGGACGGCAGCGGATATCCCCGCGGCCTGACCGGCACGGCGATTCCCGCGCCCGCCCGGCTGCTGGCCGCCGCGGTGGTCTACCAGGCGCTCGGCGAGGATCGCCCGCACCGGACGGCGTTCGCGCCCGCCGACCGCACCGCGGCCATGCACGCCGAGGTCACAGCGGGACGGCTCGACGCCGACGCCGTCGCCGCGGTACTCACCGCCGCAGGCTGCCGACCGGGTCGCCGCCCCCGGCTCGTCGCCGGCCTGACCGGCCGCGAACTCGAAGTGCTCGAGCTACTGGTCCGTGGGTCGTCGAATCGGCAGATCGCGCAACACCTTTCGATCACGCCGCGCACCGTCGGCACCCATGTCGAACACATCTACACCAAGATCGGGGTGTCGACCCGCGGTGCCGCCGCGATGTTCGCCATGCGCCACGGGCTGGTCAGCGCGGCCGAATAG
- a CDS encoding HNH endonuclease — translation MAKVEHDLTTQQWAVLQEIWGGCAYCGADDADLQKDCVQPISRGGRYTLDNVVPACRSCNASKCNAEVTGWLRRKKLDEGRFLLRKATIARELAQY, via the coding sequence ATGGCGAAGGTCGAGCACGACCTGACGACGCAGCAGTGGGCTGTCCTGCAAGAGATCTGGGGCGGCTGCGCCTACTGCGGCGCCGACGACGCCGACCTGCAGAAGGATTGCGTGCAGCCCATCTCCCGCGGCGGGCGGTACACGCTCGATAATGTGGTGCCCGCCTGCCGGTCCTGCAATGCGAGCAAGTGCAACGCCGAGGTGACGGGTTGGCTGCGCCGAAAGAAGTTGGACGAAGGCAGGTTTCTGCTCAGGAAGGCCACCATCGCCAGGGAACTGGCGCAATACTGA